One genomic segment of uncultured Desulfobacter sp. includes these proteins:
- the dusB gene encoding tRNA dihydrouridine synthase DusB, which produces MKIKDLEINGITFLAPLAGITNLPFRKLVKACGCAVVCSEMISAKGIFYNAEKTITLLKSEKNERPLSVQIFGSDPVSMGQAAAFIDDLGTADIVDINFGCSVRKVVKQGAGVALMKDPALAQKILKAVREATSLPFTIKIRSGWDASGDQAVNLAKIAEDQGVDAIAFHPRTAAQGFRGKADWQLIARLKQAIRIPVIGNGDIVTPQDAGEMLSQTGCDAVMVGRAAMANPFILSQIEQYVAHGTFTPPEPWAVFRKMEALTQGYVSYFGEITACRMLRGRLSWFIRGFPGAAAFRRELSTLASSAHALEMIRNFEAGLKF; this is translated from the coding sequence ATGAAAATAAAAGACTTAGAAATTAACGGCATCACCTTTCTGGCCCCCCTGGCCGGGATTACCAATCTGCCCTTCAGAAAACTGGTAAAGGCGTGTGGATGCGCAGTGGTATGTTCGGAGATGATCAGTGCCAAGGGTATCTTTTACAATGCGGAAAAAACCATAACCCTGCTTAAGTCAGAAAAAAATGAGCGGCCACTATCTGTACAAATTTTCGGTTCAGATCCGGTTTCCATGGGGCAGGCTGCAGCATTTATCGATGATCTTGGCACAGCGGATATCGTTGACATCAATTTTGGGTGCAGTGTCAGAAAAGTGGTCAAACAAGGGGCCGGTGTTGCGCTAATGAAGGATCCGGCCCTTGCCCAAAAAATCTTAAAGGCTGTCAGGGAGGCCACATCCCTCCCCTTTACCATAAAAATACGCAGCGGTTGGGATGCGTCCGGGGATCAAGCCGTGAATCTGGCAAAAATCGCCGAAGACCAGGGCGTTGACGCCATCGCCTTTCACCCAAGAACAGCTGCTCAAGGATTCAGGGGAAAAGCGGACTGGCAACTGATCGCAAGGCTTAAACAGGCCATCCGTATTCCCGTAATCGGAAACGGAGATATTGTTACCCCCCAGGACGCAGGAGAAATGCTTTCCCAGACCGGCTGTGATGCCGTCATGGTGGGAAGAGCAGCCATGGCCAACCCGTTCATCCTTTCACAGATCGAACAGTATGTGGCCCATGGCACATTCACTCCTCCTGAACCTTGGGCCGTCTTCAGAAAAATGGAAGCGTTAACCCAGGGGTATGTATCCTACTTCGGGGAAATTACGGCATGCAGGATGCTTAGGGGACGACTTTCGTGGTTTATCCGGGGATTTCCCGGTGCCGCGGCCTTCCGCCGGGAATTATCCACCCTTGCAAGCAGTGCCCATGCCCTTGAGATGATCCGGAATTTCGAGGCAGGCCTGAAATTTTAA
- a CDS encoding Lrp/AsnC family transcriptional regulator: MDKIDLEILKILQKKARIPNVEVARTIGMAPSAVLERIKKLEAKKVIQGYEVRLNPDMFGCAMTAFVNIQVIHPSKIRETGEQLAAIEQVQEVHYIAGGDTVIIKIKASGNMELEELIQTRIAEISSVKATKTFIALSTFKESAKIKLPDDV, from the coding sequence ATGGATAAAATTGATCTGGAAATTCTTAAAATTTTGCAAAAAAAAGCCAGGATACCCAATGTTGAAGTCGCCAGAACCATTGGCATGGCCCCTTCCGCAGTGCTTGAGCGGATTAAAAAACTGGAGGCAAAAAAGGTCATCCAAGGTTATGAGGTGCGCCTGAACCCGGATATGTTTGGCTGTGCCATGACCGCCTTTGTCAACATCCAGGTCATCCATCCGTCCAAGATTCGGGAAACCGGCGAACAGCTGGCAGCCATCGAACAGGTCCAGGAAGTCCATTATATAGCAGGTGGAGACACTGTGATAATTAAAATAAAAGCATCCGGCAACATGGAGCTGGAAGAACTGATACAAACCCGAATCGCCGAGATAAGCAGCGTAAAGGCAACCAAAACATTTATTGCGCTTTCCACGTTCAAGGAAAGCGCCAAGATCAAGCTGCCGGATGACGTTTAA
- a CDS encoding HD domain-containing phosphohydrolase yields the protein MDKDNVKILVVDDEDGILDVTEGFFERKGYHVYTAGNGEKALDIVNREKIDCVFTDINMPVMDGLEFAEQIRQIDRTLPVVVMTGYPSLENTIQTLKNGVVDYLIKPVNLEQMELTLRRILRERELFVENLILKEEVERRERLRQLNNELVKKVEEVNTLNRIMEDFAAIDSSYEIFNKVVRLGVDELKADLVFFHVYSEQDNSLVLVDKAGTENEKYPASYSMDIPEQEKAFIIESLGSDYTPCLITDASGIPSMKGQVHSFMVAPLKIRDKIFGVVSAYIFQGPRCFEGQDLYYLSFITQKAASGIENIALYENIYENLFFTLFAFVTALEVRDLYTRKHSTRVARVAQMVAEEMGCTEEELDMINVAGSLHDIGKIGIRDDILLKPGRLTKDEYEKIKEHPAIGADIISKLGLWGREAQIIRHHHERFDGRGYPDSLEGKQIPKLARILSVADCYDAMASDRAYRKKMEKHVVLEIIKENSGTQFDPDVVKIFLQVADQDLPDDF from the coding sequence ATGGACAAGGACAACGTTAAAATCCTGGTGGTGGATGATGAGGATGGTATCCTGGATGTTACCGAAGGATTCTTTGAAAGAAAAGGATACCATGTATATACGGCAGGAAACGGGGAAAAGGCCCTGGATATTGTCAACCGGGAAAAGATAGACTGCGTTTTTACCGATATCAATATGCCCGTGATGGACGGACTTGAGTTTGCCGAACAAATTCGTCAGATTGATAGAACCTTGCCTGTTGTGGTGATGACCGGGTATCCTTCCCTTGAAAATACCATTCAGACTCTGAAAAACGGGGTAGTGGATTACCTGATCAAACCGGTAAACCTTGAGCAGATGGAGTTGACCCTTCGCCGAATATTGCGTGAACGCGAACTTTTTGTTGAAAATCTGATTCTCAAAGAAGAGGTGGAACGTCGGGAGCGTTTGCGCCAGCTCAATAACGAACTGGTCAAAAAAGTTGAGGAAGTCAATACCTTAAATCGGATCATGGAGGATTTTGCCGCCATTGATTCCAGTTACGAAATTTTTAACAAAGTTGTCCGGTTGGGCGTTGACGAACTCAAGGCGGACCTGGTCTTTTTTCATGTTTATTCAGAACAGGATAATTCCCTGGTCCTTGTGGATAAGGCTGGTACGGAAAATGAGAAATACCCGGCATCCTATTCCATGGACATTCCGGAACAGGAAAAAGCATTTATCATAGAATCGTTGGGCAGCGATTATACTCCCTGTCTTATTACAGATGCCTCCGGTATCCCCTCAATGAAAGGGCAGGTACACTCCTTTATGGTTGCACCATTGAAAATCCGGGATAAGATTTTCGGTGTTGTTTCGGCTTATATTTTCCAAGGGCCGCGGTGCTTTGAAGGACAGGATCTTTACTATTTAAGCTTTATCACCCAAAAAGCTGCCTCGGGTATTGAAAATATCGCTTTATATGAAAATATATATGAAAATTTGTTTTTCACCCTGTTTGCATTTGTTACGGCCCTTGAGGTCCGGGATCTTTATACTCGCAAGCACTCCACCAGAGTGGCCAGAGTCGCCCAAATGGTTGCCGAGGAAATGGGGTGTACTGAAGAAGAACTGGACATGATTAATGTGGCAGGCAGCCTTCATGATATCGGTAAAATAGGTATCAGGGATGATATCCTTTTAAAGCCCGGACGCCTGACCAAAGATGAATACGAAAAAATAAAAGAGCATCCAGCCATCGGCGCGGATATTATAAGCAAACTAGGTCTGTGGGGCCGGGAAGCGCAGATTATCCGGCATCATCACGAACGTTTTGACGGCAGGGGGTATCCCGACAGCCTTGAAGGGAAACAGATTCCTAAACTTGCAAGGATATTGTCCGTTGCCGACTGTTATGACGCCATGGCCTCGGACAGGGCCTACCGCAAGAAAATGGAGAAGCACGTTGTCCTTGAAATAATAAAAGAAAATTCAGGCACTCAATTTGATC
- a CDS encoding GNAT family N-acetyltransferase — protein MDLKQVCPDKLLTAQASVKKIRNGSRVFIGTGCGEPQHLIRTMVENKSLQDIIVYQMLSTTLAEYLNDDNFSSRFSIKLFFISVLMRKFAFEGKIDYIPAYLSQIPKVFRNNEIGLDVALIQVSPPDPHGYCSLGISVDITLSGMKSAQVTIAQVNPQMPRTWGDSLVHIDDIDYLVEYEEELLEALAKTKNKTVVERIGHYVSQLVDDGATLQIGFGHLPHAIMPYLSGKKDLGIHTQVITDGLLPLFKQKVITNRKKNFLPERAVASLCMGSKELYKYIADNPMFYFRSSEFVNDPNVIARNDNLISISSALEVDLTGQICTDSKGYLFYSGIGDQVDFIRGSAMSKGGFSIVIIPSTAQNGQVSRIVTHLSEGAGVATTRGDIDIVVTEYGIAEIRRKSIFQRVMELAQIAHPKFRKKLIEEAKQRHYIFSDQLPPTNQDLLFLVAYKYDMLLPSGKQLEVRPLQPSDEFESRNFYYSLQEDSIYFRFFNRRKVFSRRMLQQMWAQVDYSRNMTLIALMQQGKRKQIVAVASYAEVDPRNAEVAFLVQEDLHGQGIATFLLNCLEKIARKNNYSGFTALVLAENRKMINVFKYTYPHAEFIRGESGEIEVIMPFDIIGKPNTPPNHDK, from the coding sequence ATGGATTTAAAACAAGTCTGTCCTGATAAGCTACTCACAGCGCAAGCAAGTGTAAAAAAAATTCGCAATGGTTCACGGGTATTTATCGGTACAGGATGTGGAGAACCCCAGCACCTGATCCGGACCATGGTCGAAAATAAGTCTCTCCAGGACATTATTGTATATCAAATGCTGTCAACTACCCTGGCGGAATACCTTAATGACGACAATTTTTCGTCCCGGTTTTCCATTAAACTGTTTTTTATTTCCGTTCTTATGCGTAAATTTGCATTCGAAGGAAAAATTGACTATATCCCGGCCTACCTGTCCCAGATTCCAAAAGTTTTCCGGAACAATGAAATCGGCCTGGATGTTGCCCTGATCCAGGTCAGTCCTCCGGACCCCCATGGTTACTGCTCTTTAGGCATTTCCGTGGACATCACCCTTTCCGGAATGAAAAGTGCGCAAGTTACCATCGCACAGGTCAATCCCCAAATGCCCAGAACCTGGGGAGATTCGTTGGTACACATCGACGATATCGATTATTTAGTAGAATACGAAGAAGAACTTCTGGAAGCCCTGGCCAAAACAAAAAACAAAACCGTGGTCGAGCGCATCGGCCATTATGTCAGCCAGCTGGTGGATGACGGTGCCACACTGCAGATCGGTTTCGGGCATCTGCCCCATGCCATCATGCCTTATCTATCCGGCAAAAAGGACCTTGGTATCCATACCCAGGTGATCACGGACGGGCTTCTGCCGTTATTTAAACAGAAAGTAATCACCAACCGCAAAAAAAATTTCCTCCCCGAACGGGCTGTTGCGTCCCTTTGCATGGGATCAAAAGAATTATATAAATATATCGCTGACAACCCCATGTTCTATTTCAGGTCCTCTGAATTTGTGAACGATCCCAATGTCATTGCCAGAAATGATAACCTGATCTCCATCAGTTCAGCTCTAGAAGTGGATTTGACAGGCCAGATATGCACTGATTCAAAGGGGTATCTGTTTTATTCGGGCATTGGCGACCAGGTGGATTTCATCAGGGGGTCTGCCATGTCCAAAGGCGGATTTTCCATTGTCATCATCCCATCCACCGCCCAGAACGGCCAGGTTTCCAGAATTGTGACGCACTTAAGCGAAGGGGCCGGGGTTGCCACCACCCGGGGTGACATTGATATTGTGGTCACTGAATACGGAATTGCAGAAATCCGGCGAAAAAGCATTTTCCAGCGGGTTATGGAACTGGCCCAAATTGCCCATCCCAAATTCCGCAAGAAGCTCATTGAAGAGGCCAAACAGCGCCATTATATTTTCAGTGACCAGCTGCCGCCCACAAACCAGGACCTGCTGTTTCTCGTTGCCTATAAATACGACATGCTTTTACCCAGCGGAAAACAGTTGGAAGTCAGGCCGCTTCAACCCTCGGATGAATTCGAATCCAGAAATTTCTACTATTCCCTCCAGGAAGATTCCATCTATTTTCGATTTTTTAACCGACGCAAAGTGTTCTCAAGGCGCATGCTCCAGCAGATGTGGGCCCAGGTGGATTACAGCCGGAACATGACCCTTATTGCCCTTATGCAGCAGGGCAAACGCAAACAAATTGTGGCGGTGGCGTCTTACGCAGAAGTAGACCCCAGGAATGCGGAAGTGGCATTTCTGGTCCAGGAAGATCTTCATGGTCAGGGGATTGCCACATTTTTACTGAACTGCCTTGAAAAAATCGCCCGGAAAAACAATTACTCGGGTTTTACTGCTCTTGTCCTGGCCGAAAACCGGAAAATGATAAATGTGTTTAAATACACCTACCCCCACGCAGAATTTATACGAGGGGAAAGTGGTGAAATTGAAGTAATCATGCCCTTTGACATCATCGGAAAACCGAATACACCTCCCAACCATGATAAATAG
- the queF gene encoding preQ(1) synthase, translating into MKNKHYDTPFTVDTAEVIKSDLLEPIEYGYKSKRSIDIKITQPEYTSVCPMTGLPDNGTIIIEYRPDAHLVELKSLKYYLMQYRNVGMFYEHVVNKILDDLVYVINPLYMKVTGEFTPRGGISSVGSAEYIKDASNN; encoded by the coding sequence ATGAAAAACAAGCACTATGACACCCCTTTTACAGTAGATACGGCTGAGGTTATCAAATCGGATCTGCTTGAACCCATTGAATATGGATATAAGTCCAAACGCAGCATTGATATTAAAATTACCCAGCCCGAATACACGTCGGTCTGCCCCATGACAGGGTTGCCTGATAACGGGACCATCATTATTGAGTACCGGCCGGACGCTCATTTGGTGGAATTGAAATCATTAAAATACTATCTGATGCAGTACAGGAACGTCGGGATGTTTTATGAGCATGTGGTAAATAAAATCCTGGACGATCTGGTCTATGTTATAAATCCCCTTTATATGAAAGTGACTGGCGAATTCACCCCGCGCGGCGGGATTTCGTCCGTGGGATCTGCCGAGTATATCAAGGATGCCTCTAATAATTAA
- a CDS encoding sigma 54-interacting transcriptional regulator, translating to MNNHGVWNLNFLNHILDAMAEGLFTLDQDGKITAWNRAMEKISGYTAEQAVGQSCSLIKCSRCYDQVNPADISQCGVLAHGKTETKECFIRHKDGYDVPVIKNARLVRDEKGNILGIVETLTDLTEIKAIKAREASAKQELEKRYALGNIIGKSAAMEKVFHAIRAAADSRATILIQGESGTGKELVARAIHYEAAGGQRPLVTVNCSALSETLLESELFGHVKGAFTGAHKDRIGRFEQADTGTIFLDEIGELTPYMQVKLLRVLQEREIERVGDTRKKKIDIRIIAATHKDLNTLTREGRFREDLYYRLKVFPIRLPPLRQRLEDIPLLVRSFIEKGNKHEGMDIRNVTPDAMKALMAYPWPGNVRELENAIAHGFVLCRTREISRADLPDEVCGQNQFYAAPPGNTSLSNPPYFSSTPLTRERLVSLLEACNWNKAEVARQLGKSRTLVWKYMKKWDIPLKKTNF from the coding sequence GTGAATAATCACGGGGTCTGGAACCTTAATTTTTTAAACCATATTTTAGATGCCATGGCTGAAGGGCTGTTTACTTTGGACCAGGACGGTAAAATTACAGCCTGGAACCGGGCTATGGAAAAGATCAGCGGCTATACAGCCGAACAGGCTGTAGGCCAGAGTTGCAGCCTGATAAAATGCAGCCGGTGTTATGATCAGGTGAATCCGGCGGATATATCCCAATGCGGGGTGCTGGCGCATGGCAAAACTGAAACCAAGGAATGTTTTATCCGGCACAAGGACGGTTATGATGTGCCGGTGATCAAAAATGCCAGACTGGTCCGGGATGAAAAGGGTAATATTCTGGGTATTGTGGAAACTTTGACCGATTTAACGGAAATCAAAGCTATCAAGGCCCGGGAAGCTTCTGCCAAACAGGAACTTGAAAAGCGTTACGCCCTTGGCAATATTATTGGGAAATCAGCAGCCATGGAAAAGGTCTTCCATGCCATCCGGGCAGCGGCCGACAGCCGGGCGACCATCCTGATCCAGGGGGAGAGCGGTACCGGAAAAGAGCTTGTGGCCCGGGCCATCCACTATGAAGCGGCCGGGGGGCAGCGTCCCCTGGTAACGGTGAACTGCTCGGCACTGTCCGAGACACTGTTGGAAAGTGAGTTGTTCGGTCATGTCAAGGGCGCGTTCACCGGTGCGCATAAAGACAGGATCGGGCGCTTTGAACAGGCAGACACCGGCACCATATTTCTTGATGAAATTGGGGAATTGACGCCTTATATGCAGGTAAAGCTGCTGCGGGTGCTCCAGGAAAGGGAAATTGAGCGGGTGGGGGATACCCGGAAAAAGAAAATTGATATCCGTATTATTGCCGCCACCCATAAAGATTTGAACACCCTGACCCGGGAGGGTAGGTTTCGTGAGGATTTGTATTACCGGCTTAAGGTGTTTCCCATCCGGCTTCCGCCGTTGCGGCAGCGCTTGGAGGATATCCCTTTGTTGGTCCGCAGCTTCATTGAAAAGGGAAACAAGCACGAAGGCATGGATATCCGCAATGTGACCCCAGATGCCATGAAAGCACTGATGGCATATCCCTGGCCCGGAAATGTACGGGAACTGGAAAACGCCATTGCCCATGGATTTGTGCTGTGCCGCACCCGGGAAATAAGCCGTGCGGACCTGCCTGATGAGGTTTGCGGTCAGAATCAATTCTATGCGGCGCCTCCAGGGAATACGTCATTGTCAAATCCGCCTTACTTTTCCTCGACTCCCTTAACCCGGGAGCGTCTGGTTTCTCTTCTGGAGGCCTGCAACTGGAATAAAGCTGAGGTGGCAAGACAGCTTGGGAAAAGCCGGACCCTTGTCTGGAAGTACATGAAAAAATGGGATATTCCACTTAAGAAAACTAATTTTTAA
- a CDS encoding HNH endonuclease, with the protein MTDIHFFSFPDDAALKKERAKARQLRGSQWWKRKRSSGICHYCGKKFSPKELTMDHVIPVSRGGRSEKFNLVPCCKICNTQKQRMLPAEWDEYIERLRTDT; encoded by the coding sequence ATGACAGACATACATTTTTTTTCTTTTCCCGACGATGCTGCACTGAAAAAGGAACGGGCCAAGGCCAGGCAGCTTCGGGGCAGCCAGTGGTGGAAGCGAAAACGATCGTCCGGGATATGTCACTATTGCGGAAAAAAATTTTCCCCCAAAGAACTGACCATGGATCATGTGATTCCCGTTTCCCGGGGAGGGCGCTCGGAGAAATTTAACCTGGTGCCATGCTGCAAAATTTGTAATACTCAAAAACAACGCATGTTGCCGGCGGAATGGGATGAATATATAGAACGGCTGCGGACTGATACTTGA
- a CDS encoding DUF1848 domain-containing protein, which translates to MTGPIGILSASRRTDIPGWYTPWFLDRIEKGYFFVTNPFNRQSRRVNATPKDIHTIVFWSKNYGPFLDLSAHKILTQKGFHLFFNFTINSPLKELEPGLPDLSDRIDQARRIARELSPLQVAWRFDPICFYEKNGRVFNNLDAFDYIAEQLSQMGIKQCITSFYDPYKKVAARIKRMTEPGNPMLKFMDPGMDRKAKIIRNMAQFLKPLGMDLFLCCEKELMDAAELQAYASPNACINGHLYKTLFGGNPETRKDSGQRRKKGCQCTRSFDIGSYEDHPCFHNCLFCYARTGLDITKPAMG; encoded by the coding sequence TTGACCGGTCCTATCGGCATCCTGTCCGCTTCCCGGCGAACAGATATACCAGGATGGTACACGCCCTGGTTTCTGGACAGAATTGAAAAAGGGTATTTTTTTGTAACCAATCCATTTAACAGGCAGTCCCGCAGGGTCAATGCAACCCCCAAGGATATTCACACCATTGTTTTCTGGTCCAAAAATTATGGCCCGTTCCTGGACTTAAGCGCGCACAAAATTTTAACCCAAAAAGGCTTTCACCTGTTTTTCAATTTTACCATCAATTCGCCTTTAAAAGAACTTGAGCCCGGCCTGCCGGACCTGTCAGATCGCATAGACCAGGCCCGGCGCATTGCCCGGGAATTAAGCCCCCTACAGGTTGCCTGGCGTTTTGACCCCATCTGTTTTTATGAAAAGAACGGCCGGGTGTTTAACAACCTTGACGCCTTTGATTATATTGCAGAACAATTGTCGCAGATGGGCATCAAACAATGTATTACCAGTTTTTATGATCCCTACAAAAAGGTTGCCGCAAGAATCAAACGCATGACTGAGCCGGGCAACCCCATGCTCAAATTCATGGATCCGGGCATGGACCGCAAGGCAAAAATTATCCGCAATATGGCACAATTTCTCAAACCTCTTGGTATGGACCTTTTTCTATGCTGTGAAAAAGAACTGATGGACGCAGCCGAATTACAGGCATATGCATCCCCTAACGCCTGCATCAACGGGCACCTTTATAAAACCTTATTTGGCGGAAATCCGGAAACCCGCAAAGATTCTGGGCAACGGCGTAAAAAGGGCTGTCAGTGCACAAGATCCTTTGACATCGGCTCCTATGAAGACCACCCTTGTTTCCACAACTGTCTTTTCTGCTATGCCAGAACGGGCCTTGACATCACAAAACCGGCCATGGGCTGA
- a CDS encoding diaminopimelate decarboxylase — translation MPMSPEFKERLSTVVQDAVASFGTPFHIYDETGIIQTCQTLNKAFAPIDGFKEYFAVKGLPNPTVMALLKSQGFGFDCSSVPEIELARKVGSNAEDIMFTSNNTTREQLKAAMDKDGSIINLDDITLIAKLPAIPDLLCFRYNPGAARQGNDIIGKPEEAKYGLTRDQIFSAYGQALDLGVKRFGLHTMMASNELNYQYMIDTAQMLLELAEDISRTLNIRFEFINIGGGLGIPYTPDAKPFNLKGMAGGIISAFETFKAKNGWVPKLYMESARFITGPHGVLVTSVINHKNTYRNYVGVDASMSALMRPGVYGAYHHIHINGRPESAPLKTVDVVGALCENNDKFAIQRQLPETREGDILIIHDTGAHGHAMGFNYNGHLRPKELLLKTDGSIELIRRAETMDDYFATLNFEPQTVTPGRD, via the coding sequence ATGCCCATGTCACCTGAATTCAAAGAGAGACTGTCAACGGTGGTCCAGGATGCCGTCGCATCCTTTGGCACGCCTTTTCACATCTACGATGAAACCGGGATCATTCAAACCTGCCAAACCCTGAACAAAGCGTTTGCCCCCATTGACGGCTTCAAGGAATATTTTGCCGTAAAAGGCCTGCCAAACCCTACAGTGATGGCACTTCTTAAATCTCAGGGGTTTGGATTTGACTGCTCTTCGGTGCCGGAAATCGAGTTGGCCCGTAAAGTGGGAAGCAATGCCGAAGATATCATGTTCACCTCCAACAACACCACCCGGGAACAACTGAAAGCAGCCATGGACAAGGATGGCAGTATCATAAACCTGGATGACATCACCCTGATTGCCAAACTGCCAGCCATACCTGATCTGCTCTGTTTCAGATATAACCCCGGCGCGGCACGCCAGGGAAACGACATTATCGGAAAACCTGAAGAAGCCAAATACGGCCTGACCCGGGACCAGATCTTTTCAGCCTATGGCCAGGCCCTGGACCTCGGCGTCAAACGATTTGGCCTGCATACCATGATGGCGTCCAATGAGCTTAATTACCAATACATGATTGACACGGCACAGATGCTGCTGGAGTTGGCTGAAGATATAAGCCGTACGCTTAACATCCGGTTTGAATTTATCAATATAGGTGGCGGGTTAGGCATTCCCTACACCCCGGATGCCAAACCCTTTAACCTTAAAGGCATGGCCGGCGGCATCATCAGTGCCTTTGAGACCTTTAAAGCGAAAAACGGCTGGGTACCCAAACTGTATATGGAAAGCGCCCGGTTTATCACCGGCCCCCACGGCGTCCTTGTCACCTCGGTGATCAATCATAAAAACACCTACCGCAACTATGTAGGCGTGGATGCTTCCATGTCGGCATTGATGCGTCCCGGAGTGTATGGCGCCTATCATCACATACACATCAATGGCAGGCCGGAATCCGCCCCCTTAAAAACTGTGGATGTTGTAGGTGCGCTGTGTGAGAATAATGACAAGTTTGCCATCCAACGGCAATTGCCCGAAACCCGGGAAGGAGACATCCTGATTATCCATGATACCGGGGCCCACGGACATGCCATGGGCTTTAATTACAATGGGCATCTTCGTCCCAAGGAGCTTTTGCTTAAAACCGACGGCAGCATTGAACTGATCCGCCGGGCAGAAACCATGGACGACTATTTTGCCACATTAAATTTTGAACCCCAAACTGTCACACCGGGACGTGACTGA
- a CDS encoding tRNA-dihydrouridine synthase family protein — MINSPPFLILAPLQGLTDVVFRQVYARHFTGIDQAMAPFISTMSSRRLKPSRLKDVDPALNTALPVIPQILGKNPDDFIYLGNYLFDMGYDQVNWNLGCPHSKIAKKLRGSGLLSHPDKIDTFLSRVIPAMKPTLSVKIRLGRKNKEEIRDLIAMFNTHKLDEIILHPRTGEQMYTGTADIDAFERAMNACTHPMVYNGDIVDKASWEKIRQRFPEISRFMIGRGILSNPFLPEQIKELTTDSQNNENQKRERLKTFHTDLFNNYKQVFSGPGHLIGRMKGLWNYLGPSFENSKKPLKKLLKSNSEQDYSDRVNEFWEMNLKFCPGRTG; from the coding sequence ATGATAAATAGTCCTCCCTTTTTGATACTGGCTCCTTTGCAGGGGTTGACCGATGTAGTGTTCAGGCAGGTGTATGCCCGGCATTTCACCGGTATTGACCAGGCCATGGCCCCGTTTATCTCTACCATGAGCAGCAGGCGCCTGAAACCGTCCAGGCTGAAAGACGTAGATCCGGCTCTAAACACAGCCCTTCCTGTCATCCCCCAGATCCTGGGAAAAAATCCGGATGACTTTATCTATCTTGGGAATTACCTTTTTGACATGGGCTATGACCAGGTGAACTGGAATCTTGGGTGCCCCCATTCAAAAATTGCAAAAAAACTGCGGGGCTCAGGCCTTTTATCCCATCCGGATAAAATAGACACCTTCCTTTCCCGGGTAATTCCGGCCATGAAGCCCACCTTAAGCGTTAAAATCCGCCTGGGCCGTAAAAACAAGGAAGAGATCCGAGACCTGATTGCAATGTTCAACACCCACAAACTTGACGAAATTATCCTGCATCCCAGAACCGGGGAACAAATGTATACAGGCACTGCTGATATTGACGCGTTTGAAAGGGCTATGAACGCTTGTACCCATCCCATGGTCTATAACGGGGATATTGTGGACAAGGCATCATGGGAAAAAATCCGGCAACGGTTTCCGGAAATCAGTCGTTTCATGATCGGCAGAGGCATTCTTTCCAACCCTTTTTTGCCTGAGCAAATCAAGGAATTGACAACCGATTCCCAAAACAATGAAAACCAAAAGCGTGAACGCTTGAAAACCTTTCACACAGATCTTTTTAATAATTACAAACAGGTCTTTTCAGGTCCGGGGCACCTTATCGGTCGCATGAAGGGATTATGGAACTATCTGGGACCCTCCTTTGAAAACAGCAAAAAACCGTTGAAAAAATTGCTTAAGTCAAATTCGGAGCAGGACTATTCGGATCGGGTCAATGAATTCTGGGAAATGAACTTAAAATTTTGTCCGGGCAGGACAGGATAG
- a CDS encoding universal stress protein, producing MIQKPKRILFASDLSANMKEVFKQAVSLSTLSDAGIIVLHVMEEAGKNAERRVQRAFGETLYNSIRSEQKTGARNLLTGKNVDALSIKQAIAGFLEDREGGQPGIEVSSPIEKILVTESKSIADEITRTAVEEGCDIIVIGCGHHSFIETALGDNIASKVLKRTSVPVLVVPLLN from the coding sequence ATGATCCAAAAACCAAAACGTATTTTGTTCGCCTCGGACCTGTCCGCCAACATGAAAGAGGTGTTTAAACAGGCCGTATCCCTTTCCACGCTAAGCGATGCGGGTATCATCGTGCTTCATGTCATGGAAGAGGCCGGAAAAAATGCAGAACGGCGTGTACAACGCGCATTCGGAGAAACACTTTACAATTCTATAAGATCCGAACAAAAAACCGGCGCCCGGAACCTGCTCACGGGGAAAAATGTGGATGCCCTGAGTATCAAACAGGCCATTGCAGGCTTCCTGGAAGACAGGGAAGGCGGTCAGCCAGGTATTGAGGTGAGTTCTCCCATTGAAAAAATCCTTGTTACGGAAAGCAAGTCCATTGCCGATGAAATAACACGGACAGCAGTAGAAGAAGGATGCGATATAATTGTTATCGGGTGTGGACACCATAGTTTTATAGAAACGGCCTTAGGGGACAATATTGCCAGCAAGGTGCTCAAACGAACAAGTGTTCCTGTACTGGTGGTCCCTTTGCTTAACTGA